In Electrophorus electricus isolate fEleEle1 chromosome 6, fEleEle1.pri, whole genome shotgun sequence, a single genomic region encodes these proteins:
- the LOC113587555 gene encoding beta-enolase: protein MSIIKIHAREILDSRGNPTVEVDLHTGKGLFRAAVPSGASTGVHEALEMRDGDKTRYLGKGVTKAVDHVNKDIAPVLLKHKLSVVDQEKIDKLMLELDATENKSNFGANAILGVSLAVCKAGASEKGVPLYRHIADLAGHTDVILPVPAFNVINGGSHAGNKLAMQEFMILPVGAGSFREAMRMGAEVYHNLKAVIKGKYGKDATNVGDEGGFAPNILENNEALELLKSAIEKAGYADKIIIGMDVAASEFYRSGKYDLDFKSPDDPKRHITGDQLGDLYKNFINNYPVQSIEDPFDQDDWENWTKFTGSVGIQIVGDDLTVTNPKRIQQAVEKKACNCLLLKVNQIGTVMESIQACKLAQKNGWGVMVSHRSGETEDTFIADLVVGLCTGQIKTGAPCRSERLAKYNQLMRIEEQLGDKARFAGRDFRHPKVN from the exons ATGTCCATTATTAAGATTCATGCTCGTGAGATCCTCGACTCCAGAGGAAACCCAACAGTAGAGGTTGACCTGCACACAGGAAAag gTCTTTTCAGGGCAGCAGTTCCCAGCGGAGCATCCACAGGTGTTCATGAAGCTTTGGAGATGAGAGATGGTGACAAGACTCGCTACCTGGGCAAAG GTGTGACTAAGGCTGTCGATCATGTCAACAAGGACATTGCTCCAGTGCTGCTAAAGCAT AAGCTGAGTGTTGTGGACCAAGAGAAGATCGATAAGCTCATGCTCGAGCTTGATGCTACCGAGAAcaaat CTAATTTTGGTGCTAATGCTATCCTGGGTGTGTCTCTGGCTGTGTGTAAGGCTGGAGCTTCAGAGAAGGGCGTTCCCCTCTACCGCCACATCGCTGACCTTGCCGGACACACTGACGTCATTTTGCCCGTGCCT GCGTTTAACGTGATAAACGGTGGCTCCCACGCTGGTAATAAGCTGGCCATGCAGGAGTTCATGATTCTGCCGGTTGGTGCGGGCAGCTTCCGGGAGGCCATGCGCATGGGTGCCGAGGTCTACCATAACCTGAAGGCCGTCATCAAGGGGAAATACGGCAAGGACGCCACCAACGTGGGCGACGAGGGCGGCTTTGCCCCCAACATCCTGGAAAACAACGAGG CACTGGAGCTGTTGAAGTCAGCCATTGAGAAGGCGGGGTACGCGGATAAGATTATCATCGGCATGGACGTTGCCGCCTCCGAGTTCTACCGCAGTGGGAAGTACGACTTGGACTTCAAATCGCCCGACGACCCCAAACGCCACATTACCGGCGACCAGCTTGGAGATCTGTACAAGAACTTCATCAACAATTATCCAG TCCAGTCCATCGAGGACCCCTTTGACCAGGATGACTGGGAAAACTGGACGAAGTTTACCGGTTCCGTGGGCATCCAGATTGTCGGGGATGACCTCACGGTAACAAACCCCAAACGCATCCAGCAGGCCGTGGAGAAGAAGGCCTGCAACTGCCTGCTGCTCAAGGTCAACCAGATCGGCACCGTAATGGAGTCTATTCAGGC gtgTAAACTGGCTCAGAAGAatgggtggggggtgatggTTAGTCATCGCTCTGGAGAAACAGAAGACACTTTCATTGCTGACCTAGTGGTTGGTCTCTGCACAGGACAG ATTAAGACTGGCGCCCCCTGTAGGTCAGAGCGTTTGGCCAAATACAACCAGCTCATGAG GATCGAGGAGCAGCTGGGGGATAAAGCCAGGTTCGCCGGCCGAGATTTTCGTCATCCCAAAGTCAACTGA
- the spag7 gene encoding sperm-associated antigen 7 homolog: MADLLGSILSSMEKPPTVGDQESRRKAREQAARLKKMQEEEKRKKAEFRKKMEKDVSDFIQDSTLQKKKYEPMGKIERSILHDVAEVAGLTSFSFGEDEESRYVMLFKKEFAPSDEELEAYRRGEEWDQAKAEERRRLREQAALEEKAASQTEKRPASPSSNYRDKYSHLIGTSAAKDAAHTLEANRAYGCVPVANKRDTRSIEEAMNEIRAKKRLKKGEEDPGASSSSGGGKL, translated from the exons ATGGCGGACCTCTTGGGTTCGATCTTGAGCTCGATGGAAAAACCTCCTACTGTCGGCGATCAAGAAAGCCGACGGAAGGCTCGAG AGCAGGCAGCCCGTTTAAAGAAGATgcaggaagaagagaagagaaagaaagcagagtTTAGGAAAAAG ATGGAGAAGGATGTGTCAGACTTCATCCAGGACAGCACTCTGCAGAAGAAGAAGTATGAACCTATGGGGAAGATAGAGAGAAGCATCCT GCATGACGTGGCTGAGGTGGCTGGTTTGACGTCGTTTTCGTTCGGCGAGGACGAGGAGAGCAGATACGTCATGCTCTTTAAGAAG GAGTTCGCCCCGTCTGATGAGGAGCTGGAGGCGTATCGGAGGGGGGAGGAGTGGGACCAGGCAAAAGCAGAGGAGAGACGCAGGCTGAGG GAACAGGCAGCACTGGAGGAGAAGGCTGCCAGTCAAACAGAGAAGAGGCCAGCCTCTCCCAGCTCCAATTACAGAGACAAATACAGCCACCTGATTGGAACATCTGCTGCTAAGGATGCAGCGCACACGCTTGAGGCCAATCGGGCTTACGGCTGTG TCCCTGTGGCCAATAAGCGGGACACTCGCTCCATCGAAGAAGCCATGAACGAGATCAGAGCCAAAAAACGACTCAAGAAAGGAGAAGAGGACCCAGGGGCCAGCAGTAGCAGTGGTGGTGGCAAATTGTAA
- the rnf167 gene encoding E3 ubiquitin-protein ligase RNF167 translates to MCADVWSMGNPLRLLAFAIFCILVPSPGHAFIYTHYGNMTSKLLDDLPALFGSPLPEDGLMGLLVESHPLNACTPIDPAPASPTPTGPNSTTKYIVLIRRYDCNFDIKVLHAQLAGYSAAIIHNMYSNTLLNMNYSNETIAEEIVIPSVFTSYYASEILHSFIITEKGAYVILKPDPTFPFSLYLIPFTGVVGLIIIVMVIILIVRCVQYRKTLRKNRLTKEELRKIPIHKFTKGDEYDVCAICLDEYEEGDKLRVLPCSHAYHSRCVDPWLTQTKKTCPVCKQRVTRANPEYSDSSDSDEEVGPHRGDDEEGRAESERTPLLRPSNPSSPSLGSPHATATYDSTVDTFPAITTVTTSVQCLAHVPQQDSPLLGYDGYYSPMEISEEDTEEEDDGRPSDDDTTHLIGRGPIGV, encoded by the exons atgtgtgcagatgtgtggtCCATGGGGAATCCACTGAGGTTGCTGGCCTTTGCCATCTTCTGCATTCTGGTGCCCTCCCCTGGTCATGCCTTCATTTATACT CACTATGGTAACATGACCTCCAAGCTACTGGATGATCTGCCTGCTCTGTTTGGCTCTCCCCTGCCTGAGGATGGTCTGATG GGTTTGCTGGTAGAGTCTCATCCTCTGAATGCCTGCACCCCCATTGACCCTGCCCCTGCCTCGCCTACCCCCACCGGTCCCAACAGCACCACCAAATATATCGTTCTGATCCGCCGCTATGACTGCAACTTTGATATTAAG GTGCTGCATGCCCAGCTAGCAGGCTACAGTGCTGCCATCATCCACAACATGTACTCGAACACACTGCTCAACATGAACTACAGCaacg AAACAATTGCAGAAGAGATCGTGATCCCCTCGGTGTTCACGAGCTACTATGCCTCTGAAATCCTCCACAGTTTCATCATAACTGAGAaagg GGCCTACGTCATCCTAAAGCCAGACCCCACCTTTCCCTTCTCCTTGTACCTCATCCCTTTCACTGGAGTGGTGGGCCTCATCATTATCGTCATGGTTATTATCCTG ATTGTGCGTTGCGTGCAGTACAGGAAGACGCTCCGGAAGAACAGACTGACTAAAGAGGAGCTGAGAAAGATCCCAATTCACAAATTCACCAAAG GTGATGAGTATGATGTATGTGCTATCTGTCTGGATGAATATGAAGAGGGGGACAAGCTACGAGTGCTGCCTTGTTCACACG CCTACCACAGCAGGTGTGTGGATCCTTGGCTAACACAGACCAAGAAGACCTGCCCCGTGTGCAAGCAGCGTGTCACACGTGCCAATCCCGAATATTCCGATTCGTCCGACTCTGACGAAGAGGTTGGGCCTCACAGGGGTGATGATGAAGAAGGCAGGGCCGAGTCTGAGCGCACACCTTTGCTCCGCCCCTCTAATCCTTCCTCACCGTCTCTGGGGAGTCCTCATGCTACCGCCACCTATGACTCCACTGTCGATACATTTCCGGCCATCACCACGGTGACAACCTCCGTGCAGTGCCTGGCCCATGTGCCACAGCAGGACTCGCCATTGCTGGGATACGACGGGTACTACTCGCCAATGGAGATTTCAGAAGAAGAcactgaggaggaggatgacggACGCCCCTCTGACGATGATACCACTCATCTTATTGGCCGTGGACCCATTGGGGTGTGA
- the slc25a11 gene encoding mitochondrial 2-oxoglutarate/malate carrier protein produces the protein MAAASDTAKPKTSPKSIKFLFGGLAGMGATVFVQPLDLVKNRMQLSGQGSKAREYKTSLHAVASILRNEGIRGIYTGLSAGLLRQATYTTTRLGIYTILFEKMTKADGTPPNFFMKALIGMTAGATGAFVGTPAEVALIRMTADGRLPPNERRGYKNVFNALIRITREEGVTTLWRGCIPTMTRAVVVNAAQLASYSQSKQALLDSGYFSDDILCHFCASMISGLVTTAASMPVDIAKTRIQNMRMIDGKPEYKNGFDVLLKVVRNEGFFSLWKGFTPYYARLGPHTVLTFIFLEQMNKFYRIYFLDS, from the exons TATGGGTGCTACTGTGTTTGTGCAACCCTTGGACCTGGTGAAGAACAGAATGCAGTTGAGTGGTCAGGGTTCAAAGGCACGGGAATATAAAACCAGCCTGCACGCCGTCGCCAGCATCCTCCGCAACGAGGGCATCCGTGGCATCTACACCGG TCTTTCAGCTGGTCTGCTGAGACAGGCTACATACACCACCACCCGTTTGGGCATCTACACCATCCTGTTTGAGAAGATGACCAAAGCAGATGGCACCCCGCCCAACTTCTTCATGAAGGCGCTGATTGGCATGACGGCAGGTGCCACAGGCGCGTTTGTGGGCACCCCCGCCGAGGTGGCGCTCATCCGCATGACTGCAGATGGGCG TCTGCCCCCAAACGAGAGGCGGGGTTATAAAAACGTCTTTAATGCCCTCATTAGAATCACCAGGGAAGAGGGAGTCACAACACTCTGGCGG GGCTGCATACCCACCATGACCAGAGCTGTGGTAGTGAATGCAGCACAGCTGGCTTCATACTCCCAATCTAAACAAGCACTGCTGGACTCGG GCTATTTCTCTGATGATATCCTATGTCACTTCTGTGCCAGCATGATCAGTGGACTGGTAACTACAGCAGCCTCTATGCCAGTAGACATTGCCAAAACCAG GATTCAAAACATGAGAATGATTGATGGCAAACCAGAATACAAGAATGGATTT GATGTGCTGTTGAAGGTGGTGCGAAATGAAGGCTTCTTCAGCCTGTGGAAGGGCTTCACTCCCTACTACGCCCGCCTCGGCCCTCACACCGTCCTCACTTTCATCTTCCTTGAGCAGATGAACAAGTTCTACAGGATCTATTTCCTGGACTCGTAG